From the genome of Maniola hyperantus chromosome 9, iAphHyp1.2, whole genome shotgun sequence:
gtaattttgtattttaacaAATAACGTGATGCGTGTAACGAAACGTATAAAGACATGGCGCCAGCACAAGTTGCGACACAATAGCGTGACAAGTCATGTCATTTTCTCTCAGGATATATGAAAAAATCCAATGGCAGATTCTTTTTTCGGGTTCGATACTTCGCTATCGGTAAGTCGTAATGAGTTTCAAGACAATTTTGGGCGAATATTAGTGCATAACAAGTTACAATTCAGCTGTGAAATGAGGGTGCCAGCGTGCCAAACCATTGCTCATTGCGACAATTTTGCTTATTTCCTCGATAAAAACGTGTTAGTTTCGCaataaattgtaatattatactttAAAACTAGCTGTATATTTCCTTTAAACAGTATATTTGTagtaaaaatgaatgaaaactttaaataatacGAGGTCTCACGATAAGTACAATATACAAATTTCATACACATACTACTACTTGTTTATTGAGAATCGCGTTTCTAAATCGGTAGCCTTGTTTTACAAACGTGAATTACTCATAACAGTTGTTGTGAGGATGTTTTTGTGCAGCTTTCTGTCTTTCCATGAagtttattatttacaatttattttctCATGaggtttttattttcatggaaaCCTACAAAATAGTATAAGTACAGAATAAGACTGCATTGTATTACACGTGATAACTTTTATAAactctaattctaattctataAAATTTCAATTATGTGTTTCAACATTTATGTTGTTTGAATTCCTATTTGTTATAGTAAATCACAAACCTTACAGCACATACACATTACACACACATAAGACTATAAAATCAGCTGTGCATGTTCTTTTCTATGTAGAGAAAAACAaaagatgaaaataaaattagtccTGTTAAATTAGCTCCAGGTTAAAAAGTTCTAACTTTCAATTTCAGGTTTAGTCTTTATATTATACAGGTAACTAAATTAGTTTTAACATTTAAAGCAATTTCAGTAAATATgtacaaaatatacttatttattttgaggaaCTGTTTTAATATAAGTTTTGTGGGGATTACTGAACCATTGCTTATAACACCACAGTGGCGCCAAttttgttgtctttctctaaactaaatttagtgtgTCTGCATCTTTTACTttctaatattgctaaaacgggacagaacatgaattttacgtTTTAAAGATTAAATTTTAGTGtatgctacaaatttaaacaataggttaGTGACTGACAGCTAAAATCACGCAGTTTGACAGCATTTAActctgtctttttcatattacattaagaagaggatgcaaatactctaaaatttagttctgctcagaatcagtaccattattccttttattattttcagaacTTAAATGACGATGAAGGTGGAGGAGGGCCATCAGAGGACGAGTATGATGCTCTCAATGATGAAACCTTTGGAGAAGACTGTAAGTCGTAACTTTAAGCTTATTTTGTGATTTAATGACATATTTATATAATGGGTACATACCACGGttaatgtttgtttttatttgtcgatatttcaatccAATTGCACTTAAAATCTGTTGATCCATGAATGATTGCATATGGCTATTTCTGATGTattacaacaaactcagccgggtattctttttatgatcaccactttacaaaattattgaaatttattagaactaacacaaagctgttaagtaactcattcccaagctttatcatttaaataatcctttacattgtaataggatttttcaatgagtttacgttttatgaaaactttgaacttgttgagagataTCTCCAaaatgtcttctggaagcttattatagaaatattGATGAAGTACAAATGTATTGTAGCGGAGGAGTTTGACTGGGAGGTGGAGCATGAACAGCTGGCGGGGCAGCTGGAGAGCAACCGCCGATACGCGGCGCTCGACGACGCTGACTCGCGACTTGGTAATgtataggatttttcaaaaacattatctttatttaacaaaaagcCGAGAAGTTGCAATCCTAGAtttaggggacatgatatgaagctacaatatcaattgccatcgtcaaatccattaaaacactttctgaccaacagagttgttcacatatggaataaattgcctaaggatgtggttatgtcaagttctgttaaccagttcaagaatagattggacaaacatttggaaaactcaaagcacttctgatatagacgcataaGCGAAAGCTGATTAgtctaatataaataatagtaaaaaatacacaaataatataaaagtaaacCATGGTAAAGTAAGCCAATGGGAAGCCAGTTTTAGCCATAATTATATAGAAAAAGTGAAATGGTATTTATCacaatcaaaatcaaatgaaTTTATACTACCATCGCTACAAACActtgatttgaattttgaaagtgattttaatttttcatgtgGTCCCATTGATTTTGAATCGGATTTTATATGCCCTTTTGCGATGTCAGTGTAAATCACGTTCCTATTCAGTGTATTCATAACAATAATTTTTCTGTTCAATGTCACAATATTCTAATACTTTCCAGGCTAGTTTATATGTTAGAGaatggatattttatttttacatgtgACACATGGGCAACTGAAGTCctattttcaatacaaaaatactactactactaaataaATCGATAAACGCGGTCGATACGGACTCGTGCAACACGTGGTGCACACTAAATGCAGGTGTGGGGGCCTCCCCCTGCACGACTCACCTCATACACAGACTGCTGTGGTGACCTGTCGCAAACAATAAATATTGTGACATGTAGTGAACAGCGTTGTTTGTTACAGAGGCCTCACTATCCCAGCTAGTCCTCGATGAGACGGACTCGCCACTGTCACGGAGTCTCGGCTCCAGTGTGTGGCGACATGACGTACCTTTCTCCACTCCGACTAGACCAACGGTGAGTCATGCAGAATATTTATTTTCTCTCACTTGTTCGGACATTgcttcattattttaaaaaaattgcggcCGAGTGCGAGTTggcctcgcgcaccgagagttctgtactcagatatttttttcaacattttgcacgataaatcaaaaactctgatgcataataataactaaaaatctgttttagaatatacaggtaccccacttggtatagttatcgtactttgaaaattgaaaatactaattatttgttcgttAACACATTTTCACTCTAGGACTTTTCGGCTCCAACAATCATCACTTCTACACCAAGCATAGACTGCCCATTTTATCTTGGTTATAGCTTTCGGCTATGTCAATAACCTCTGCCCTCCTTCGGATTTCTTATCACAAAATATAAACCTTGTCTACAGCCAGGGTCGGCACTCAAGAATGTCTGTACAGTGGAAGAGCTGGAAAGGCAGCTGCGCCAGAACCAGGCCCCAGCAAACTTCACACAGAACTATTTCCAAGTAAGTTCTCCAAGACCAGGTTTGTCTAAGTTTACAAAGTTTAATGACTTACTAATATAAAGTCTACACCTCTTTTTAGCCTAGATTTCCGGTCATTCTTCAAAGGCCGCCAGGTCTTCAAGCACCGGTTCCGCCGCCGTTTGCGCCGGCACCGTTACAACAGCCGACGAACATGGCGGCCATGAACCAATCGCTCAACAGTATCATAGGCCAAAACAACCAGATGGGACAAACGAACCCCATGATGAACCACATGACGCAAAACATCAATCAGATGGGACCCAACATGAGTCAAATGAACCAAATAGGACAAAGTATGAACCAGATGGGACAAACAGTAAACCAAATGACAAACATGGGTCAAATGGGTCAAGGTGTTAATCAAATGGGCCAGAatatgggacaaaatgttagtCAGATGGGACAAAACATGAACCAAATGAACCACAATCAGTTCATGCAAAACTCAAACCAAATGACATTTCAGAACAGTATGGGACAGGGAATGATGAATCAAATGCAGAACATGCACCAGCTTGGTCAAAACAATGTCATGCAAAACCAAATAGGTCAAAGTATGAACCAAATGGGGCAAAGTATGAATCAAATGAGTCATAACATGAACCAGATGAACCCAAATGTAAATCAGATGGCGCCGAATATGAACCATATGGGACAAAATGTGAACCAAATCAGGCCAAATATGAATCAGATTGGTAAAAAGATGAACCAATTGGGTCAGAACCAGATGATCCCAAACGGTAATCAGTTTGGCATGAACCAGTTTTCTCATAACATGATGAGTCAGCCAAGGATGATCCCACCTCCTGGTATGAGCATGCCAAGGCAGAATTTTAGTCCCAACATGAATCAGTTCAACCAGAATTTTCGTGTAAGTAGTgatcaattttaatttcattttctatttttataacacTTTCCTTTATCGGTAGTGCCATGTCATTgtgaaaaaatattcaataaaatCGTTCAAAATGAATTCCTCATAAATTAATTATGGTTAACAATAATCAATGAACAACAATTTTGCTTTTAGGGATCATCAATACCACCAAAAAACGAGCAACCAATATCACAACCCAACATGATCATGAACCAACCAATTAAACAAATCAATCAGATGAACCAAAACATGAACCAACAGATCAAACCGATGATGAACCAATCACCACCAAATAACCAGAAGCAAGCTCAGAATTTGAACCAATCTGTTCAAAGTATGAACCAGTCTGGACAACAGAATTTGAACCAAAATGTTCAGAATTTGAACCAATCTGGACAGAATTTGAACCAATCTGGACAGAATCTGAACCAAACTGGGCAAAATGTGAACCAACCGAAAATTAAGAGCCGGGTTTATAACAACAAGAATTTGACATCACAAAATTTAGTTCAAATAATTCAGAATACTCATCCTATGTTGCAATTTAACAACAGTTTTCATAATGCGAGCCATCATCCAATGTTGAATAATAGGTTATTCAATAACcaaaataatatgatgaatAACCATCCAATGTTCAATAGACAAAATGGTGCCTTTGGGAATTCTAATAGGTGAGTAAATTCTTTAGAGATGTTCGTAATGTTCTtctaaagaaataatttatttttcgttCACATTGGCGCtcattctgttgtttttcgctaaactaaatttaggatatgtgcatcctcttctttttaatattgctaaaaaaggatggaacatgctttttcacatttaaagactcaaaattttagtgcacgctgcAAATTTATACAATACGCTCGTGACTGGCAGCTAAGGTCACGAGGTTtcacggctctaaattaaacttaaaactgtcaaactatgtctgtccttttcatattaaaaagaggatgcgaatgctctaaaatttagttgtgctcagaaccagtaccattgtattattaaaaaatcataatatagTGTGTTAAATTATCACCCAAGCTCAAAATACACATGTGTTTTTAATGTTTTGAATAACATTTAAACACCTGTTGTTTTACAGTCATATAAGCCTTGACTTTGAAAGGTCATCAGCTTTAGTTATCTTTGTATCCTTTCCAAACATTCCAACAGTGACGACAGTGCGAGCGACTCCGATGACCCCTATATGGGGTTGATGACCCCGCGGGAAAAGCAGTGGCTTATAAACATACAGATGCTACAGCTAAACACTGGAACACCCTATATACATGACTTCTATTATACTGTGAGTATTTACTGTGTAATTAGTTGACCCCTATGCAGAGTTGCGCCCTGTGGGTTTTATGACGCCTGCGTGGGGTTGATGACCCCTGTGGAGGTTGATGACACCTTGCGGAGGTTGATGACCCTTGCGAAGGTTGATGACCCCTGCGGGGGTTGATGAACCCTACATGTGTTTTATGACCCCTGCGTTGGTTAATGACTTCCGCGTTGGTTAAATGATCCATATGCGGGTTTTATAAGGACCTGTTTACGGGTTTCATGACCCCTATGTGGGATTAATGATTTCTTTGTGGGTTTAATGACCTCAGTGTGGGTTAGGTGACCCCTACGCAGGTTTTCACGACCCCTACTCGGAATGGTGGCGCGTTTTTGACGATAACTACGCGGCTTTACATACCCCTGCGCGGTTTTGATTTGATGACACCTACGCATGATTGGTCCCAAATTTTTATGACTTACCACTGATTTGATACAACTTCTTTTcattgaatattttatattaaattcaaCCACCATGTATGGGAAGGCTCTGACCCCtacgatcttcttcttcttctttggggctatacaggtccttgatatccctgtatcactgcgaccgtctccgatctattgtgtttgcctccacttcacacttctgtggccgccaaatacagcagcacttttttgactggaattgaagtaacatcctcagggTAAATGATATGTTTACCTCTAAGATACGAgatctcctagtttaggggcCATTTAAGTCAAAATGTGATAATtctggtaaataaatattcattcatttaaaaaatgtatgatttttgCAGGTATTTTTAGAGCGGCAGGCGAATAAAGAAAAAGAAGGAATCAAGGAAGCTCACAAAGCAAACCAGCAGAATCATCCATTCTATAGTGGAGGTCAGTAGTTACCCGACATGTTTAAAAAGCCCACCCGACAtgttatgcccgcgacttctggACTTAACatcttcaaacccctattttagaggttgaattttaaaaaattctttcttagcggacgtctacatcataatagcttgcatgccaagtttcagcccgattcgtccattagtttgagctgtgcgttgctagatcagtcagtcagccagtcagacGGACGAACGGTAGTTCCAGTctgataaaaatgtttttttgtggATTCTTTGATGGATTCCCAAAGTCTGGGTAAATGCCTCCTCCCTCCCAAAATTCAGTTAGGAGAACATTATTGATGTGTTTGTTTCTTTGATCCAGGAGTGAAGCAAGAGTCTCAGTCGGAGACGCTCAGACACAACCGCGAGAGACACAACTCGCACCGACACAACTCCACGAGCGAAGACGCGCCCAGGACCTATGTTCCTACGCAGTTCGAGAACTCCCTTGGGAAGTTACAGGtatgacatattatattttatttttttgtgatgtaaaacTGTTTTCAGACctgtggggtgattctctaactcagtgtctaacactgaacgatagccacagagctcattttttaatccgttgaaggttttcaacgaaaaatattttactaccacccagtgaagcagcaatgtagaaccaaccaacctcggtggctatcattctgtgttagacactgagttagcgaatcacctagctgggcgcgtttggaaccctcgtagctttagttttaagtacgttttaattatcaccactatatcatatcttacaaataaaaaaaaaattgacaatcaggaagcctaaaattttacctattctaaataaataatttgagtttgatttcacggttttcagatttttcccccttacgtgtgctataagacctacctatctgccaaatttcatgattctaggtcaacgggaagtaccttgtgggtttcttgacagacagaccgacaacaaagtgatcctataagggttccttttttccttttgaggtacggaatacTAAAACTGCCTTTTTGTTCTAGTGCGGCAGTGTAACCGCGCCTCGTAAGATCATCGACGTGGAACTGGTAGCGGAGCCCGCGTCCGACCGCGCCTCGCGAGCCCCAAGTGTGTGCAGCATCACCACCCCCGCTGAGGTAAGCCGacatccctggcgcagtgataagcactgtggtcttagaatagaatagaatagaatagaatgtttttttattcatgtaaactttttaaaagtgcttatgaatagtcaggtagttttaatttaccactggttcggaatgccgttcctaccgagaagaaccagcaagaaactcggcggttgctctttttaatttttcaatttacaatgttattataccgtactatacaagccattgcagccccgtgcattgctggagcgagtcaaatccaagcttttttatcgtttacatagtctgcgactgtataatatgctttttttaggagcatacttttaacacattttttaaacttgtgtaaaggcaagtctaaaattgggtgtggaattttattttaaaatattacactcattcccacaaatgactttcgcaccttccagaggcggagcgcaggagtagccagcttatttctgtttctagtttgcctatcatggtcCCCCTTATCCcccttattagtgggaggtcccgggatcgattcctggcaggggtttggaattttacaattcCTGAATTTctaggcttcagccgtggctagttaccaccctaccggccaagccgtgccgccaagcgattcagcgttaacgatgccgtgtagaaacccaaaggggcatgggtttgatacaaactaccatacccccatccaggttagcccgcttccatcttagactgcatcatcacttattgactctcagacctgggcgctcttctcagacctgggcgcgtttggaaccctcgtagctttagttttaagtttgcgtagtaattatcaccactatatcttacaaatccaacaactgacaatcaaaaggagtaatttattacctattttgaataaatgatttgaattttgacaaaggacaaaccaataaacaaatatccttcaatcacgacgtaacgagcaacggattgacgtgattttttgcatgggtatagtcaaagacctggagagtgacataggcttacaGTTTATAACGGAAAACAAAacaattcccacaggatttttaaaaacctaaatccacttggaTGAAGCCCcggcgtcagctagtaatattaacATGATGGATTGTTCGCAGGTACCTCGCGAAATGCGGCGGACGAAGCAAATGTTGCTGGACATCGAGGCGCTATACCTCATCCTGCTGAGGCTGGAGGAGCTGAACGACCCGCTGGCGATATCCAACGCGCTCATACTGAAGGTAAGCCTTCCGTATGTCATAGCTATGACGTCACGACGtattcaatatggcggataaTTGACATTGACGTATCGACTAGCTagttatagagcctcaatagctcaactggtaaaggagtggactgaaaaccgaaagatcgacggttcaaaccccgcccgttgcactattgtcgtacctactcctagcacaagcttcaagcttagttggagaggaaaaaggggaatattagtcatttaacatggctaatgttctttttaaaaaaaaaaagaaaaaaaaagttataataatttgtatgtaTTTGAATTTGTGTGAACATGCGAACCATTTTTGGTGGTAATTTTAATACCGTGTAAGGTTTtatatagtactagcttatgctcgcgactttgtccgcgtggactactcacatctcaaacccctatttcgccccttaggggttgaattttcaaaaatgctttcttagcggatacctacgtcataatagctatctgcttgccaaatttcagcccgatcggtccagtattttgagctgtgcgttgatagatcagtcagtcagtcggtcagtcaccttctccttttatttatttagatttcaagTTTATAATTTTGTTGCAGGAGAGAGAAGAGAAACAGAAGCTGCTAGAAGCGGCACAGAAGGAGGCGGAGAACGAGCCAGAGGAAGATTCAAACTCCTTCCTCAAGACCATCGAGTCTGTTCAGAGGAGGCCCAAGCAGGACAGTCCCAAGAGCGACTGTATAGACAAACGACAGGTTAGTATGCGACTAAATCTCCCAAAGTGTaacgtttccgagatataagctatcaaagttgtacCGGTGGCTAGACTGTTGTACTGATGACGCAACTGAACACATCGGcagttcttctggtgctgcaaatgttcatgggcggcggtaatcacttaatatcaggtgacctTAGCCTTattaaaatgttacatttgtactttgtttttatctgtgacaccaacaacaaataaatgcattttctttcttacttTCTATTACCTCAGCTTATATCTCGAAAACGTCACACTTTGGAAGATTTTCTCTCATACAATACTCgtttgtattgatgccagctattgattTATACAGATTTTATGCGTAGCCGCCATTTTGGAAAAAAGGAAAATGGCGGACTACTAGGTAGGCCAAAAATCTTCAAAATCTTCAGATCTTATTGGTTTGTTTCAGGTAGTGAATCTGGCGGTGAATCAGAAGCCCGTGCCGGCGAAGAACCTTCTAGACGAGGACAAGGACGAGATCCTCAACAAAATGTTCGCGGGGCTGCTATTCGGCGACCGCGTCCCGCAGATGATGACAGTCAGGAAAGGCAGGGTGAGTCTATACTACAgctgttacggatattcgcatccgcgtcctcaaatgcggaacatccgcatcaattaatgcgaaGCTTTcacgtgaaaatacgttcctttttgttttgtatgggagcttatgacatatgtcttAGATAATCGCTGgcattctcacggatgacggatggaactctgatgacggaagtgcagtgcgtaatcgccgttatgcgttatgcctatccatactaatattataaatgcgaaagtgtgtctgtctgtctgtctgctagcttttcacggcccaacggtttaaccgattttgatgtaatttggtacagaggtagcttacatcccggggacttactttttatcctggaaaatcaaagagttcccacgggattttaaaaaacctaaatccacgcggacgaagtcgcgggcgtcctCTAGTTGTCTATAATGTGTCTTTTTGAATTGATTTTAACGTTAAACGAAAGTAAATAAAGTATGAACATGAAACGCCCATTTGAAACAATAAAGTTTTTCTGTATTCACCCTTAAATTTTTTatggtacttaattaaaaagtagTGGTGTATCAAACGgtttattttattccattaaaagttagcccttggctacaatgtcacctggtggtaagtgatgatgcagtctaagatggtagcgagCTAACTTGAAGGTGTGCCAGTTTTTCTTACAGTCCAATATAATCTTTTTGTCGCCAGGTGCTTCTGTCTCGCTTCCTCTTGCGCGCGCCGGGCACGCACGCGCGTTTGCGCGCGCTGTGGTCGCGCATACTACGTGCCTTGCCCGCCGCCTCGCGGAGGGACGACGGTGGACTAGCGGCCTTATCGCCACACTATcgcaagtaagtacctagtccTACTAGTACTGCCTGCTAGCTCAGAGTTTAACACCGAATGATACCCACCGAgcacatttgacattggttggttctacattgctgcttcactgagtgacattaaaataattttctgtagaaaaccttcaatggattaataataaatcactGAGTCGAATTAGCGGATCACgcccctttttagggttccgtacctcaaaaggaaaaacggaacccttataggatcactttgttgtctgtctgtctgtcaagaaatctacagggtacttcccgttgacctagaatcatgaaatttggcatgtagatcttatagctgacatttggggaaaaatctgaaaaccgtgaatttaattagatcacacataaaaaaaaattgtggtcatgaactaataattagtattttcaactttcgaagtgagataactatatcaagtggggtatcatatgaaaggtcttcacctgtacattctaaaacagatttttatttatttttatg
Proteins encoded in this window:
- the Patr-1 gene encoding transcription factor mef2A — translated: MADSFFGFDTSLSNLNDDEGGGGPSEDEYDALNDETFGEDSEEFDWEVEHEQLAGQLESNRRYAALDDADSRLEASLSQLVLDETDSPLSRSLGSSVWRHDVPFSTPTRPTPGSALKNVCTVEELERQLRQNQAPANFTQNYFQPRFPVILQRPPGLQAPVPPPFAPAPLQQPTNMAAMNQSLNSIIGQNNQMGQTNPMMNHMTQNINQMGPNMSQMNQIGQSMNQMGQTVNQMTNMGQMGQGVNQMGQNMGQNVSQMGQNMNQMNHNQFMQNSNQMTFQNSMGQGMMNQMQNMHQLGQNNVMQNQIGQSMNQMGQSMNQMSHNMNQMNPNVNQMAPNMNHMGQNVNQIRPNMNQIGKKMNQLGQNQMIPNGNQFGMNQFSHNMMSQPRMIPPPGMSMPRQNFSPNMNQFNQNFRGSSIPPKNEQPISQPNMIMNQPIKQINQMNQNMNQQIKPMMNQSPPNNQKQAQNLNQSVQSMNQSGQQNLNQNVQNLNQSGQNLNQSGQNLNQTGQNVNQPKIKSRVYNNKNLTSQNLVQIIQNTHPMLQFNNSFHNASHHPMLNNRLFNNQNNMMNNHPMFNRQNGAFGNSNSDDSASDSDDPYMGLMTPREKQWLINIQMLQLNTGTPYIHDFYYTVFLERQANKEKEGIKEAHKANQQNHPFYSGGVKQESQSETLRHNRERHNSHRHNSTSEDAPRTYVPTQFENSLGKLQCGSVTAPRKIIDVELVAEPASDRASRAPSVCSITTPAEVPREMRRTKQMLLDIEALYLILLRLEELNDPLAISNALILKEREEKQKLLEAAQKEAENEPEEDSNSFLKTIESVQRRPKQDSPKSDCIDKRQVVNLAVNQKPVPAKNLLDEDKDEILNKMFAGLLFGDRVPQMMTVRKGRVLLSRFLLRAPGTHARLRALWSRILRALPAASRRDDGGLAALSPHYRKYMQNSTGWAAVIESCGHLAEALDPARTPHALTSALTLSCVCALMERAILLVNTPEATANERQWYKFLKTLARALKHTTLTVASPTQPLPEPKVMQHIKQLESRSTIEILQRGKAADFDLTKNDVSEQLVKHLC